The Gopherus evgoodei ecotype Sinaloan lineage chromosome 4, rGopEvg1_v1.p, whole genome shotgun sequence nucleotide sequence tgggactagatgacctcctgaggtctgttcCAGCCCATATATTCTATGATAGAAACTCCGAATCACTGAGAGATGTGTGGATGGGtcatatttaaggaataatgtaactaaCATTGAAATGTGAGCCCTGGTGGTCTTGGAGTGCAAGATTGTCACCAGGGAATCAGACGGCTCAGTGGTGGCCCACTCAGGTAGCAGCGATCACCCTTCCCCAGGAACGGGGGTGATGGAATTCACGGTTCAGTTCTCTACCCTTGTCTCAGCCCAgaagaagtcaatggaaaccctTCAAGACAACGGCAAACCATTGGAACCGCATGGAGGTGAAACGGAACGACGGCAGCGAGGGGCTGTCCCTGTCTGTGAATGGAGACAAGCGACTGCTCCAGCAGCTCACAGCTGGAGAAAGCCTCTCTGCGCGTACCTTGATGAGTGGGGACCCGGGGGTGTCCTGGTTCCATGGGGCAAGCAAATACCGCAAAGGAGTGAATTTGGGGGTGACACATGCTACTTTGCTAGCTAGGAAAGGTGACTATTGATCGGGGTAGGCCCTAGTTTGTGTTTTCTGGTTTCTTTTGTACGTGACCGGTTGTTTCCATCTCTCCCACCTGTTTCCAGTTGAAGCTCTGTTCTTTCTGGAATCAATGGGGTCTGCTGGTGCTTTGGGAACGGAGGCTCAGTGGCTGGACACCACAGGTCACACTTGGAAGGGACTCGGGGCTGGGGCATAGGCACCGATGCCACAAGCGCTTCAGGGCtcgagcacccatggaaaaaaatagggggtgctcagcacccacccgCCGCAGCTAGCAGGAGGCGCTGGAGGCAGCGAGCAgctggcaggagggggatcttgggaagggggcagagcagaggtaggaagaggcagagtgtgggcggggcctcagggaaggggtggagtggaggcggggctttggggcagaatgggggtggagcacccactgagAAAATTAAAAGTCAGCCAGTGCCTGTGCGCTGGGGTACATTTCTTGTCAAAGGGCAGGGCAGATTAGTCAGCGGAAGCATCGCAGCCTGCTCTGGGATCTGCCCCTACATGCCCCCATGTCCCACTCCCTGCCGGGTCCCAGCTGGGAATTCAGACGTGCAGCTGTAACCTACACACCTCCCGGCTGGGTGTTctggcccatctagtggcaccaagaccactaagagagagagagagagataaaaggagtttgctctacagccttcaCTAAGGGCCACACGGCTTTTAGCTCCTGCaggagaggctcatgcatttagctcccaAAGTCCCAGGTTCGATACCACCCACCGACCCCCAGGGTGTGTCGGCATCACAACACCCCCTTGCGTTGCACTGTGTGTATTATCCCCGCGGGTCCATTTTGTCTTCTCTCCAACAGCTGCAGCCCAGGCGTGGCGTGCATGGCGGCCAGTGCCCAGGTGCAGACGCAGGGGGCTCTCGCTGCCATATGAAGTGAGGGCCGGGCCAGGGGCTGGAGGGGCCAAGGCGGGCTTGGCGGTGCTGGAAGATTcgaggccagagaggagggtcGAGGCCAGCCGGTCGGCTGCGGAAgcccagtggggcagggctggcaggaatGGTGTCAGAGGCAGCGGCACTGCTCAGAGAGAAGTTCGCCACCAGGAAAGTCACACCCGGCACGTCGGCTGGGAGCTGCTCGGGTGTCTTGGCTAAAcgttggggcaggggcttgggtcTGGCTCACAGATCTCAGTCTGGGGAGGGGCTCTGTGCAGCGACCAGGGCTGgggcatagaacccaggcgtccgggctcacCCCACTCCTTGACCTTCCCAACATGGCGACAAGGCAGTGCTCGCAAAAGGTCATTTGACCTTCTCAAAATGGCTACGGGTAAGTGCTCCTTGAACTTTGACCTTTCCAAGATGGCGAATTGCACACGACCTTCCCAACATGTCGCCCTTCCGCTCTATGGTGGCCAGACGCTGATGTGACCATCCCAACATGGCTGCCCGCGTACGCCTTTTTAACAAATTGACCTTCCCAGCATGGCCGCCCTGCAGGcctttccccacctccccattggtcctgcagctcctctgACCCGGCCGCTCTCAAGATGGCGGCCTGCGCGGGGTCGCGCGCTGTGTGTCGCGGGTCGCGCGGTGCAGGCTGGGACAGTGGCGGAGCCTGGGGCTGCGGCTGCGTCTGGGCGAGCGGGGAGCGGCCGGGATGGTGAGCGAGCGAGCGAGAccgaccccccctcccccaccgccggGACCCCGCCCCCCGGGACCCTGCCCGGGAGCCGCCCCCGCGCTCAGccggtggggaaactgaggcacgcccGGGGGGGGGCGCGCGGGCCCTTCCCTGAGccggtggggaaactgaggcacgtccCGGGGGGGGGCGCGCGGGGCCCTGCCCTGAGccggtggggaaactgaggcacgtccCGGGGGGGCGCGCGGGCCCTGCCGCTGAGccggtggggaaactgaggcacgtccCGGGGGCGGCGCGCGGGGCTCGTCCCTGAGccggtggggaaactgaggcacgtccCGGGGGGGGCGCGCGGGCCCTGCCGCTGAGCCGCGTGtccgcctgccccccccccaggacgtGTTCCTGATGATCCGGCGCCACAAGACAACCATCTTCACCGACGCCAAGGAGTCCAGCACCGTGTACGAGCTGAAGCGCATCGTGGAGGGCATCCTCAAGCGGCCCCCCGAGGAGCAGCGGCTCTACAAGgtgcggggcggggggctggtgggggctgggcagggggtgcgtatggggcagggggctggtgggggctgggcagggggcgccatggggcaggggcctggtgggggctgggcagggggcgccatggggcaggggcctggtgggggctgggcagggggtgcgtatggggcaggggactgggtagggggctggtgggggctgggcagggggtgcgtatggggcaggggcctggtgggggctgggcagggggcgccatggggcagggggctggtgggggctgggcagggggtgcgtatagggcaggggactgggtagggggctggtgggggctgggcagggggctgggcagggggtgcgtatggggcagggggctggtgggggctgggcagggggcgccatggggcagggggctggtgggggctgggcagggggtgcgtatggggcaggggactgggcagggggctggtgggggctgggcagggggtgcgtatggggcagggggctggtgggggctgggcagggggcgccatggggcaggggcctggtgggggctgggcagggggcgccatggggcaggggcctggtgggggctgggcagggggtgcgtatggggcaggggactgggtagggggctggtgggggctgggcagggggcgccatggggcaggggactgggtagggggctggtgggggctgggcagggggtgcgtatggggcagggggctgggcagggggtgcgtatggggcaggggcctggtgggggctgggcagggggcgccatggggcaggggcctggtgggggctgggcagggggcgccatggggcagggggctggtgggggctgggcagggggtgcgtatggggcaggggattggtgggggctgggcagggggtgcgtatggggcagggggctggtgggggctgggcagggggtgccatggggcagggggctcgtgggggctgggcagggggcgccatggggcagggggctgggcaggggaggctgtgggccaggggctctgcaggggtcccgtgctgcggggagcaggcaggggggctcagcagggggcgctctccccttggCCATCAGTCCCTGTGCCGTGTTATATGCGGCGgttccccagctgccctgccccagaggcggctgcatcttTGGGGCTCATGCACCGCAGCTCCGctctcccttctctctgtcccaggatgACCAGCTGCTAGACGACAGCAAGACCCTGGGAGACTGCGGCTTCACCAGCCAGACAGCGCGGCCCCAGGCCCCGGCCACGGTGGGCCTGGCTTTCCGAGCCGGGGGTGAGtgcttggggggaagaggctatGGGGAGCCTGGGAGGCTGATCCTGCCTCTCTgaccctctctcctcctccagatgACTCCTTCGAGGCTCTCCGCATCGACCCCTTCTCCAGCCCGCCGGAGCTCCCCGACGTCATGAAACCCCAAGACTCCAGCAGCAGCGCGAACGAACAGGCCGTGCAGTGAGATCAGGGGGATGGCACAGAGACCCATCCTGCCCCCACAGGATGTCTCCCCCGGCCCCCCAACACACAGCCCTCGCCTCCCTGCCTGGGATCAAACCCCCTTCACCAGCCCCCCCGAAATCCACCTTCTCTTCAGTTTGGAGACAATAAAGGTTTGGCTGGTTTTGTGTTACCTGGGTCTGGGGTCTGACACTGAGGCAGGGAGGTTCTCCGGGGATCCCCCATAATCCTCTGGGGCTCCCCAAACCTTTGTCGTATTGGGGGATCCTGGGGCTGCCTCCCTTGAACCTGAAAAACCAGCAAGGTATCCCACCTCTCTGACCATGCCAGCCCCCCCATCTCTTCCACCCAataccccacagcaccccctctGATTGTGCTGTCTCGCCCAGTTCCTCTTTATTACCAGCAGGTCACCCCCCTTCTCATCGCAGACATTAGGGTGCCCCAGGGCTCTCCTATAACATAGAGCCCCCCGTTCCAATCTCTGATATTCGGGTGCCCCAGGGCTCTCCTATAACATAGAGCCCCCCGTTCCCATCTCTGGTCCCACAGGACACCCTTGTACCAAAGGGGCTTTGTGACGACAGGAATTTTGTCATTTTTATGACTCCtgcgtgcctcggtttccccagtgGGGGAAGATCCCtatgtctgccctcagccagagAAACCCCAGGTGTCTTAGCCAGTGATTTGAGGCCCTGCCACGACCACCTCCCCTCATCTGCCAGGGAGCAAAGGGGCAGGGGACTCACCTTTCCCCAGGGTCAGCCTGCTTGGGGCACCCATTCCCCGGAGCCAGGGGAGGCAGAGCCATCCCTTGAGCCTTTTGGGGGGTTGGGGTAGGTTAGTCACTATGCACACCTGGTCCTCACCCAGCCGTGTCTGGGGGGCTCTCGTGGCTCAGGGATGCAGGGGGCTCCCCCACATTGGAAGGCCCCCTTTGGCCTGAACCCAGCCCCCGGGACAgagccctccctgccccgccgGTGGGCTGCGATTCGGTGTGTCTCGGTTATGAGAACCCACCATGGCTGCGCCATGCTCTGCCCAGGTGTATCCATTACGAGCAGCAGCGTCTCAGCTGCTTTCCCCTTCTCTGGGGGGCCCCTGACGCCCTCCGGCTCGCACAGTTCAAACCCTGGGCGGGGAATGTGTTGTTGCATTTTATGAAgcctgcctgtgcctcagtttccccagcggGGGGGATGAGTTTTGCCCGCAGGCCAGCTGGGTGGGTCTGTCCACACTGCAGCATAACCCTAGGGCTAGCAGCACTTGTGTTAACCTCtccaatgtctacactgcagccgggGGTCGGAGCCCACTCAGCCACCCGCCAAAACAGGgctgctctggccccagctggCCGGCACGGCCACAGGTCAGCCCGTGGCCTTGGGGGCAACAGTTCCTGGGCTCCCGGAGCAGCCGTCCAGCGGGGCTGCGTCTACACTGCGAAGGAACAGGGCTCAAACCCGGCTCACGGGGCAACGGAACGGGACTGGAGCCAGCGCGGTGGGAAATCGCCGAggatggggaagctgggccagCCCCGAAACCAAAGGACCTAGGGGcgagggggaagtgggggctgctggaggACATGCGGAGCCGACCCCGGAGGATGTGGGAACCCCTGGGGGTCTGGCACGTTGGAGAGAGAGGCTCTTCTATAGGATTCTTCCAAAGCTGGGGGGGCATAGTGCTGGTCATGGTGTCTGTGACATGCCCCCAGGCCCATCAGTGATACTGGGGTGCCCCAGTGCTCCCCTATAGCACCGGGTGCCCTATTCCCACCACTCAGACCAAggtgccctgcagctcccctatAACACAGGGTCCCCTAGTCCCACCACTCATACTGGGGTGCCCCGTAGCTCCCCTATAACACAGGGTCCCATAGTCCCACCACTCATACTGGGGTGCCCCGTAGCTCCCCTATAACACAGGGTCCCCCAGTCCCACCACTCATACTGGGGTGCCCCATGGCTCCCCTATAACACAGGGTCCCCAGTCCCACCACTCATACTGgggtgccccccagctcccctataACACAGGGTCCCCCAGTCCCACCACTCATACTGgggtgccccccagctcccctataACACAGGGTTTCCCAGTCCCACCACTCATACTGGGgtgccccagggctcccctgTAGCACTAGGTCCCCCATTCCCATGACTCCTACCAGGGTGCCTCACAGCTCCCCTATAACCCAGCCCCTGCTCTTAACCCTGAGTctgagccccccccaccccccagctgcccGTGGTCTGCAGACAGGGCTGGGAGCAGTGAAGGGGCCTGCCTGGCTCTGAGCCAGGGAGTGACCCCCAGGGCCTAGAATATGGTCCAGAGGGGGTGGAGCGAGGTCACATGGGGTAACAACAGGGGCACTGTGGGATCACGAGGGGTCACAACAGGGTCACCATGGGCTCAGGAAGGCAACGGGCTGCCAGAGGCAAATGTCAATTTTGGGTCAAGAAGTCATATGGGTAACAGCTGGGccaatggggtggggagggagcagacgCCCAATGGGTCAATGTGGGGCCATGTGGTCACGGGTGGGTTACAAGGGGGGGCTGCCCATCCAAGGGGGGGTTAatgcgggggagggggtcacaTGGGGAAATCA carries:
- the ELOB gene encoding elongin-B, with the translated sequence MDVFLMIRRHKTTIFTDAKESSTVYELKRIVEGILKRPPEEQRLYKDDQLLDDSKTLGDCGFTSQTARPQAPATVGLAFRAGDDSFEALRIDPFSSPPELPDVMKPQDSSSSANEQAVQ